The Armatimonadota bacterium genomic interval AGCATCAGGCCGCTGCCATGCTGGAGGACCTGGAGGCGGCGGTGCGCGCCCGCGCCGGAGGCTTCCTCTATGGGCGCGACGACGAATCGCTGGAGGCGGCCCTGGGCGCCCGCATGCGCGCTGCCGGGCTGACCCTGGGGATAGCGGAATCCTGCACCGGCGGCCTCATCGGCCATCGCATCACCCAGATCCCCGGCAGCTCTGACTACTTCCTCGGCTCGCTGGTGACCTATGCCGATCAAGCCAAGATCGAACTCCTGGGCGTGCCGGCGGCGGTGCTGGCCGAGCACGGCGCGGTGAGCGAGGAGACGGCCCGCGATATGGCTTCGGGAGCGCGGGCGGCGCTGGGCTGCGACCTCGCGCTCGCGGTAACAGGCATCGCCGGCCCCGGTGGCGCGACCGAGGGAAAGCCTGTTGGCCTGACCTACGTTTGCCTCACCGGGCCGCAGGGCGTGACAT includes:
- a CDS encoding nicotinamide-nucleotide amidohydrolase family protein — protein: HQAAAMLEDLEAAVRARAGGFLYGRDDESLEAALGARMRAAGLTLGIAESCTGGLIGHRITQIPGSSDYFLGSLVTYADQAKIELLGVPAAVLAEHGAVSEETARDMASGARAALGCDLALAVTGIAGPGGATEGKPVGLTYVCLTGPQGVTCEEHRLGGAREAVKWRACNAALALALRETERLAGARIE